The following proteins come from a genomic window of Edaphobacter sp. 4G125:
- a CDS encoding Lhr family helicase, which translates to MTSSPARKREAEALGLFHPLTARWFSESLGEPTAPQTEGWPAIARGESTLILAPTGTGKTLSAFLWCLDRLMFHRTSDIGCGTKAIYVSPLKALAVDVERNLQRPLEGIASLAKREGVAVHIPEISVRTGDTPQRERVRFRRYPGEIVITTPESLYLMLTSAASEALRAVETVIIDEIHALVPTKRGAHLAVSLERLEELCGRKIQRIGLSATQRPLEEVARFLGGTTGPIAIKDASATDVLHGNNNDDDLVDQEQGEAVFPRYRPVTIINTGAHKMLELRVEVPVEDMAQLDTGRDGRLPKEKDKRDVLKRTSIWQSIFPRVLEIVRRHRSTLIFVNARRIAERMASTLNDLAGEPLARAHHGSLAASQRSEIEALLKAGEIRALVATSSLELGIDMGAIDQVIQIESPPSVASGMQRIGRAGHKVGMPSSGVIFPKYRSDLIACAAVTRAMHEGHVEAIRFLRNPLDVLAQQIVAIVSYPPLSLQERERIARWSDEEEEPGVSYEALFQMIGRAAPFARLSRSAFDGVLDMLAGRYPSDEFAELRPRITWNRVKNWITPRSGVRRIAILNAGTIPDRGLYGVFLAGDRDKPIRVGELDEEMVFESRPGEVFVLGASAWRIEEIKQDRVLVTPAPGEAGKTPFWHGDRPGRPIEFGKRIGAFVREIREMPRPAAIARLVEEHDLHPIAAENVLHYIADQERATKIVPDDRTVLIERVRDELGFWRVCLLTPFGSRVHAPWAMAVVAKVHALGGPDVEMMWSEDGFVLRFPEADEPPSVEPFLLSPEEASVLVTQNLGATAMFAAKFRESASRALLLPRHRAIGRTPLWQQRKRAYDLLGIASRYPEFPMILEAYRECLRDVFDMPALKEALRDIAGRTLQIHVVDSRTPSPFASSLLFGYVANYIYDGDAPLAERRAQTLSIDLEQLRDLMGDADLRELLDANAIEETEVQLQCISASFRARTMDGVHDMLLRIGDLSRDELALRCLDEQVATSVEKLLQARRIIEIEVADQRRLIAVEDAARYRDALGSKLPVGLPAVFLEPRRDALVDLARRYSRTHGPFTVAEVVARFELEPLKVEQVLEGLVQTGRLIEGGFRPGGSHQEWCDDEVLRTIRRKSLARLRKEIEPVEQAALVRMQNRWQGVAQPRRGLDALLDAIENLQGAPVPASILETEILPARIAGYKPSDLDALMAAGEVVWVGLESLGERDGRIVLYLAEKLNELWPVGRNAAVTEREQAIVSNLQIRGASFFQDLHEAVGGGYPGESIDALWSLVWKGLVTNDGMAALRAYCASQAEQRKPSRRVHLQGPQASSFRSRRTTPPTAQGRWALQPGAWMEGRSVTQWSHSVAQQLLVRYGLVFRETAQAESLPGGFSAVYDVLKAMEESGRVRRGYFVADLGATQFAAPSAVEMLRSFRFEREDRGLNVIELAATDPANPYGALLRWPASEAGAMLSRSVGAKVILAAGELTAYLRRGNPNIQVFLPEEEPRRTQRMQGLAKFLVERVEKKVEEGDARAGMLIETINGIAVARHPLSQFLLQAGFSSGAMGLYIKKKPVVQKTS; encoded by the coding sequence GTGACAAGTTCACCTGCACGGAAACGAGAAGCAGAAGCTCTAGGACTTTTTCATCCGCTGACCGCCCGTTGGTTCAGTGAATCATTGGGAGAGCCTACGGCTCCTCAGACTGAGGGGTGGCCTGCCATTGCACGGGGAGAGTCCACTTTGATCCTTGCGCCGACCGGAACCGGTAAGACGCTTTCAGCGTTTCTCTGGTGTCTGGATCGTCTGATGTTTCATCGTACCTCTGACATTGGTTGCGGAACAAAGGCCATCTATGTTTCTCCATTAAAAGCGCTGGCCGTGGATGTTGAACGTAATCTGCAACGGCCGCTAGAAGGAATTGCATCGCTTGCAAAACGCGAAGGCGTTGCGGTGCACATTCCTGAGATCAGCGTTCGAACAGGCGATACACCACAACGAGAGAGAGTAAGATTCCGAAGGTATCCTGGCGAGATCGTTATTACAACCCCGGAGAGCCTGTATCTGATGCTGACTTCAGCCGCATCCGAGGCTTTGAGGGCTGTAGAGACAGTCATTATCGATGAGATCCATGCCCTGGTGCCGACCAAACGGGGTGCGCATCTTGCCGTGTCATTGGAGCGACTGGAAGAGCTGTGTGGAAGGAAGATCCAGCGGATCGGACTATCAGCGACCCAGCGGCCCTTGGAAGAGGTAGCACGATTCCTTGGCGGTACAACGGGGCCCATCGCGATCAAAGATGCATCTGCAACTGATGTGTTGCATGGAAATAACAACGACGATGACCTTGTCGATCAAGAGCAGGGAGAGGCTGTATTTCCGCGGTATCGTCCGGTCACCATCATAAATACAGGCGCCCACAAAATGCTGGAGCTTCGGGTAGAAGTTCCCGTGGAGGACATGGCGCAACTGGATACAGGGCGTGATGGTAGGCTCCCAAAAGAGAAGGACAAACGAGATGTTCTGAAACGAACATCGATCTGGCAGTCGATCTTTCCCCGTGTTCTTGAGATTGTGCGTCGACACCGGTCGACACTGATCTTCGTCAATGCGCGTCGTATTGCTGAACGGATGGCGAGCACATTGAACGATCTCGCAGGCGAGCCTCTGGCCCGGGCGCACCATGGCTCGTTAGCGGCTTCGCAGCGAAGCGAGATCGAAGCACTGCTCAAGGCTGGTGAGATCCGCGCTTTGGTGGCGACTTCGTCGCTGGAGCTTGGGATTGATATGGGAGCCATCGATCAGGTAATTCAGATTGAATCACCTCCATCGGTTGCCAGTGGAATGCAACGGATTGGTCGTGCTGGACACAAAGTCGGCATGCCTTCAAGCGGTGTGATTTTTCCAAAGTATCGATCTGATCTGATTGCTTGCGCTGCGGTAACTCGGGCGATGCATGAAGGGCATGTAGAGGCTATAAGGTTCTTGCGCAATCCGCTGGATGTGTTGGCTCAGCAGATCGTTGCGATCGTCTCTTACCCACCTTTGTCTCTTCAGGAACGCGAACGCATTGCCCGATGGAGCGACGAGGAGGAAGAACCTGGGGTCAGCTATGAAGCTTTGTTTCAGATGATCGGGCGTGCTGCTCCCTTCGCAAGGTTGAGCCGTTCTGCCTTCGATGGAGTGTTGGACATGCTGGCTGGTCGCTATCCTTCTGACGAATTTGCGGAGTTACGCCCTCGCATTACATGGAACCGTGTGAAGAATTGGATTACTCCTCGATCTGGAGTACGACGAATTGCCATCCTGAATGCGGGTACGATTCCTGATCGAGGACTCTACGGGGTTTTTCTTGCGGGTGATCGGGATAAGCCGATTCGTGTCGGAGAGTTGGACGAAGAGATGGTCTTCGAGAGCAGGCCCGGCGAAGTTTTTGTATTGGGAGCTTCGGCCTGGAGGATTGAGGAGATCAAGCAGGACCGTGTTCTTGTTACGCCGGCACCTGGCGAGGCAGGAAAGACTCCGTTCTGGCATGGAGATCGTCCAGGAAGACCGATTGAGTTTGGCAAAAGAATTGGCGCGTTTGTTCGGGAGATTCGCGAGATGCCTCGTCCTGCAGCGATTGCTCGACTTGTTGAAGAACATGACTTGCATCCGATTGCTGCTGAGAATGTATTGCACTACATCGCCGATCAAGAGCGGGCAACGAAAATCGTGCCTGATGATCGCACTGTTTTGATCGAACGTGTGCGTGATGAGCTGGGTTTCTGGCGTGTCTGTTTGCTTACTCCCTTCGGTAGCCGGGTTCATGCTCCGTGGGCGATGGCGGTGGTAGCAAAGGTGCATGCGCTCGGCGGGCCGGATGTAGAGATGATGTGGAGTGAAGACGGTTTTGTCCTGCGATTTCCTGAAGCAGATGAGCCCCCGTCAGTTGAGCCATTTCTGCTTTCTCCAGAAGAGGCATCTGTGTTGGTCACCCAAAATCTTGGCGCGACCGCGATGTTTGCGGCGAAGTTTCGTGAGAGTGCGTCGCGCGCGCTGTTGCTCCCCCGGCATCGAGCGATTGGTCGAACGCCCTTGTGGCAGCAGCGAAAGCGAGCGTATGACCTATTGGGCATAGCGAGCCGATATCCTGAATTTCCCATGATTCTGGAGGCATATCGCGAGTGCTTGCGGGATGTCTTCGATATGCCGGCGCTGAAGGAGGCGCTTCGCGATATCGCCGGTCGCACTCTTCAGATTCACGTGGTGGATTCGCGTACACCCAGCCCGTTTGCTTCGTCTCTGTTGTTCGGCTATGTGGCGAACTATATTTACGATGGCGATGCTCCACTGGCAGAACGAAGAGCCCAAACGCTTTCGATTGATCTCGAACAGCTGCGCGACCTCATGGGTGATGCCGACTTGCGGGAGCTTTTGGATGCAAATGCAATCGAAGAGACTGAGGTGCAGCTACAGTGCATATCCGCGAGTTTCAGAGCGCGAACGATGGACGGCGTGCACGATATGCTCCTGCGTATAGGAGACCTTTCTCGTGACGAATTAGCGCTCCGCTGTTTAGACGAACAGGTGGCCACGAGTGTTGAAAAACTACTGCAAGCAAGGCGCATTATCGAGATTGAGGTTGCGGATCAACGCAGATTGATTGCTGTTGAAGATGCAGCACGATACCGGGATGCATTGGGGAGCAAACTGCCGGTTGGACTGCCGGCGGTTTTTCTCGAACCGCGAAGGGATGCACTGGTTGATCTGGCGCGACGGTACAGCCGGACTCACGGACCCTTTACGGTAGCGGAGGTGGTTGCACGCTTTGAGCTGGAACCGCTGAAAGTAGAGCAAGTGCTTGAAGGGTTGGTGCAGACGGGTCGTCTCATCGAGGGAGGATTTCGTCCTGGAGGATCTCATCAAGAGTGGTGTGACGATGAAGTACTGCGCACCATCCGGCGCAAGAGTCTTGCGCGTTTACGCAAAGAGATCGAGCCGGTAGAGCAAGCGGCCCTAGTTCGTATGCAGAACCGGTGGCAAGGAGTTGCACAGCCGAGGAGGGGCTTGGATGCTCTCCTGGATGCAATCGAAAACCTACAGGGAGCGCCGGTGCCGGCATCGATTCTTGAAACGGAGATTCTTCCCGCACGAATTGCAGGATACAAACCGAGCGATCTGGACGCTCTGATGGCGGCAGGAGAAGTGGTATGGGTCGGTCTGGAGTCTCTCGGTGAGCGTGATGGGAGGATTGTTCTTTATCTTGCCGAGAAGCTCAATGAACTTTGGCCTGTTGGTCGAAATGCGGCGGTGACCGAACGCGAGCAAGCAATCGTCTCTAATCTTCAAATACGTGGCGCGTCTTTTTTCCAGGATCTTCATGAGGCGGTTGGAGGAGGGTATCCGGGAGAATCGATTGACGCATTATGGTCGCTGGTGTGGAAAGGGTTGGTGACGAACGATGGCATGGCAGCGCTTCGGGCCTATTGCGCATCTCAAGCAGAGCAGCGTAAACCTTCTCGTCGAGTGCATCTGCAAGGCCCGCAGGCATCGTCGTTTCGTTCGCGAAGAACGACTCCTCCGACAGCACAAGGGCGATGGGCTTTGCAGCCTGGCGCATGGATGGAGGGACGGTCTGTAACGCAGTGGAGCCATTCTGTTGCACAGCAATTGCTGGTGCGGTATGGTCTTGTCTTTCGTGAGACGGCTCAAGCGGAGAGCCTCCCCGGAGGATTCTCTGCTGTTTATGACGTACTCAAAGCGATGGAAGAAAGCGGAAGAGTGCGCCGTGGCTACTTCGTTGCTGATCTTGGAGCCACGCAGTTCGCAGCACCATCAGCAGTCGAGATGCTGCGCTCGTTTCGTTTTGAGCGAGAAGACAGAGGCCTGAATGTGATTGAATTAGCGGCTACCGATCCAGCGAATCCTTATGGCGCGTTGCTGCGGTGGCCTGCCTCTGAGGCAGGAGCAATGCTCTCTCGAAGTGTTGGAGCGAAGGTTATCCTTGCGGCGGGGGAGCTAACTGCATATCTCCGACGAGGAAACCCGAATATCCAGGTGTTTCTGCCGGAAGAGGAGCCGCGGCGGACGCAGAGGATGCAGGGCCTCGC
- a CDS encoding chemotaxis protein CheW, with protein MKIVEQEMHIQEEAESVSVCSMFAGEESFGIDTGKIREVLGRRGLERVPMAPVFIAGVVPYRGDVLTTISFRALLGLPESPETGCVLVLEDDEGQERFGLMVDAVGSVVTVGRNMLEANPCTLDAKCKWLFDGAYKMEGNLLVQLDPQKLRPSRLAETGMFR; from the coding sequence ATGAAGATCGTTGAACAGGAGATGCACATCCAGGAGGAAGCCGAGAGCGTATCTGTGTGTTCGATGTTTGCCGGTGAAGAGAGCTTTGGGATTGATACGGGCAAGATCCGTGAGGTGCTCGGCCGGCGAGGCCTGGAACGGGTTCCAATGGCTCCAGTATTTATCGCAGGAGTCGTTCCTTATCGCGGTGATGTGCTGACGACGATCAGCTTTCGCGCTTTGCTGGGATTACCTGAGAGTCCAGAGACTGGATGTGTGCTGGTTCTGGAAGATGATGAAGGTCAGGAGAGGTTTGGCCTGATGGTGGATGCAGTGGGTAGTGTGGTTACTGTTGGTCGAAATATGTTAGAGGCGAACCCCTGCACATTGGATGCGAAGTGCAAGTGGCTTTTCGATGGGGCTTACAAGATGGAGGGCAATCTCCTGGTGCAGCTTGATCCCCAGAAATTGCGGCCTTCGAGGTTGGCAGAGACCGGAATGTTCCGGTAA
- a CDS encoding CheR family methyltransferase, which yields MGCTDADYAYLRELVLEQSANLIDPSRNALFDTKLTPIAKSAGVASLRDFVNLLKNDQPPHLHRAVAEAMTINETSFFRDVKTFNLLRDILLPQLVERRREERRLRIWSAASSTGQEAYSLAILLAEHLPETTSWDVRIFGSDISRKVIEYARAGRYGRLEINRGLPARMLLKYFHRDKEEWEINPRLRAMCEFYPVNLCTPPPSLPTFDLVLLRNVLLYFSQEDRSHVFHTVYQRMADDGYLLLGNAEQAEGSTDLFETEFSSESFFYRPVVRT from the coding sequence ATGGGCTGCACTGATGCAGATTATGCGTACCTGCGTGAGCTGGTGTTGGAGCAATCTGCCAACCTGATTGATCCTTCGCGGAATGCGCTGTTCGATACGAAGTTGACACCGATTGCAAAGTCTGCGGGAGTGGCGAGCCTAAGGGATTTCGTTAACCTGTTAAAGAACGATCAGCCGCCGCACCTGCATCGCGCGGTTGCCGAAGCAATGACCATCAATGAGACCAGTTTTTTCCGGGATGTGAAAACGTTCAACCTGTTGCGAGATATTCTTTTGCCGCAGCTGGTTGAACGCAGAAGAGAAGAACGCAGGCTACGAATATGGAGCGCAGCGAGTTCGACGGGGCAGGAGGCGTATAGTCTTGCGATCCTTCTAGCCGAGCATCTACCGGAGACGACCTCATGGGACGTAAGGATTTTTGGAAGCGATATCTCTCGAAAGGTGATCGAGTATGCTCGGGCTGGACGCTACGGAAGATTGGAGATCAACCGTGGACTGCCGGCGCGAATGTTGTTGAAGTACTTTCACCGCGATAAAGAAGAATGGGAGATCAATCCGCGTCTACGTGCGATGTGTGAGTTTTATCCTGTGAATCTCTGTACGCCGCCACCGAGTCTTCCCACTTTCGATCTTGTCCTGTTGAGAAATGTGCTTCTTTACTTCTCCCAGGAAGACAGAAGTCATGTTTTTCACACGGTCTACCAGCGCATGGCGGACGACGGTTATCTTTTGTTGGGAAATGCAGAGCAGGCCGAAGGATCGACTGACCTTTTTGAAACAGAGTTCTCTTCTGAATCCTTTTTTTACCGGCCTGTGGTGCGCACTTGA
- the cheB gene encoding chemotaxis-specific protein-glutamate methyltransferase CheB encodes MSSFETQPLRVLAADDSAVIREVMRTLFKRYSGSRRSDLPQMELVDAARDGVECVEQVARLAPDVLILDLEMPRMNGLEVLERLRQSNPHLPVIMCSSHTERGARATLDALARGAADYVMKPAGQRDFESALSSLAQQLLPRIAAFAGGQVRSTGQQKEVAKISQTAISRTNPVAGGSLTTAVEVVVIGVSTGGPTALEQLLPEFASDLPVPILIVQHMPKVFTHVLAERLDRCCSLHVQEAYHGAPLRRGTVWLAPGDIHMEIEMAPSFSERYEGGQKATQVKLHDREPLHYCRPAVDYLFYSAARVYGAGTLALVLTGMGSDGLEGARAIHQRGGVVLAQDEATSAVWGMPGRIVESGIADATLPLRVMSREVNQRVRANSPLKTEVSLRNTTTGPMREVIHGLH; translated from the coding sequence ATGAGTTCCTTTGAGACACAGCCTTTGCGCGTTCTTGCAGCGGATGATTCAGCGGTGATACGTGAGGTGATGCGGACCTTATTCAAGCGTTATTCCGGGAGCAGACGGAGCGATCTGCCACAAATGGAACTCGTGGATGCAGCTCGCGATGGCGTAGAGTGCGTAGAGCAGGTGGCAAGACTGGCGCCAGATGTTCTGATTCTCGATTTGGAGATGCCGAGGATGAATGGCCTGGAGGTGTTGGAACGCCTGCGTCAAAGCAATCCACATCTTCCAGTTATCATGTGCAGTTCTCATACGGAGAGAGGCGCTCGCGCAACTCTGGATGCGTTGGCGCGCGGTGCGGCGGACTATGTGATGAAACCGGCAGGGCAGCGCGATTTTGAGAGCGCCTTGTCCTCTCTGGCGCAGCAGCTATTACCGAGGATTGCGGCTTTTGCCGGGGGACAGGTTCGATCGACTGGACAGCAGAAAGAAGTTGCGAAGATCAGTCAGACTGCGATCTCGAGAACAAACCCTGTCGCGGGTGGCTCTCTGACAACGGCGGTTGAGGTTGTAGTGATTGGGGTTTCCACGGGCGGCCCGACGGCACTGGAACAGCTTCTGCCAGAGTTTGCGTCGGACCTTCCGGTGCCGATACTGATTGTGCAGCATATGCCGAAGGTTTTTACCCATGTGTTGGCGGAGCGTCTGGACCGATGCTGCTCTCTGCACGTTCAAGAGGCTTATCACGGAGCTCCACTGCGACGAGGAACCGTCTGGCTGGCTCCAGGAGATATTCACATGGAGATCGAGATGGCGCCGTCGTTTTCGGAGCGTTATGAGGGCGGTCAAAAGGCAACGCAGGTTAAGTTGCACGACCGAGAGCCGCTGCATTACTGCCGACCTGCTGTGGACTACCTGTTCTACTCAGCCGCGCGGGTGTACGGAGCGGGAACTCTGGCGCTGGTCCTGACCGGAATGGGCTCCGATGGTCTGGAAGGAGCCAGGGCAATTCATCAGCGAGGAGGCGTTGTTCTGGCGCAAGACGAGGCTACCTCGGCAGTCTGGGGGATGCCTGGGAGAATAGTCGAGTCCGGAATTGCCGATGCGACGCTTCCTCTGCGGGTGATGTCACGCGAGGTGAATCAGAGGGTCCGGGCAAATTCCCCCTTGAAGACAGAAGTGTCGTTGCGCAATACAACTACCGGTCCTATGCGCGAGGTGATTCATGGGCTGCACTGA
- a CDS encoding response regulator, translating to MRALIVDDSSFIREYLRHLLDRMGVTCEEAVDGSHALTVLAAEENFDLMLLDLNMPVMNGLECIQAVRRAQLHPEMKVMMVTTEADNCFIARALDHGADEFLMKPFTPESLREKMMLLGFAA from the coding sequence ATGAGAGCACTCATTGTGGATGATTCAAGCTTTATCCGGGAATATCTGCGACACCTGCTGGACCGTATGGGCGTGACCTGCGAAGAGGCGGTGGATGGAAGTCACGCTCTTACAGTGCTTGCAGCGGAGGAAAACTTCGACCTGATGTTGCTGGATCTGAATATGCCAGTGATGAATGGACTGGAGTGTATCCAGGCTGTTCGCAGAGCGCAGTTGCATCCGGAGATGAAGGTGATGATGGTAACCACGGAAGCCGACAACTGCTTCATTGCAAGGGCGCTCGACCATGGTGCTGATGAGTTTCTGATGAAACCGTTCACGCCAGAGAGCCTGCGAGAAAAGATGATGTTGCTCGGCTTTGCCGCGTGA